In Methylacidiphilum infernorum V4, a single window of DNA contains:
- the pssA gene encoding CDP-diacylglycerol--serine O-phosphatidyltransferase gives MNNGNAQKNEKIYLLPNLLTAGNLICGFLAILKILEGSILRDSDTAGWIHTYENSLDFILAAFVFDVLDGRLARFGGKESMFGREFDSLADLISFGVAPALLVFEIVLYQFPHKIGWIVASVYLVCGALRLARFNVLSTQYKGSNLEFTGFPIPAAAGLVCSITLLMLYFYETDRELEKGWGKYILVILLLFLSIMMFSKNLYPSFKGITWKTKWTVPKFLFVVSILGLTIVYYKWMLAVDFLGYLLYGFFRPFISKPLRVAIEEEAEEDEEKDEEKKDEKKSFELDSEKEKFR, from the coding sequence ATGAACAATGGAAATGCTCAAAAAAATGAAAAAATTTATCTTTTGCCTAACCTTTTGACTGCAGGCAACTTGATTTGCGGTTTTCTTGCTATTCTTAAGATACTCGAAGGAAGCATTCTAAGAGATAGTGATACGGCCGGATGGATCCATACTTATGAAAACAGCCTGGATTTTATTTTAGCGGCTTTCGTCTTTGATGTATTAGATGGAAGACTGGCTCGTTTTGGAGGGAAAGAAAGCATGTTCGGCAGGGAATTTGATTCTTTAGCCGACCTGATCTCTTTTGGAGTTGCTCCAGCCTTGCTGGTATTCGAAATCGTTCTTTATCAGTTTCCTCATAAAATAGGTTGGATTGTCGCTTCAGTTTATCTCGTTTGCGGTGCCCTGAGACTGGCCCGGTTCAACGTGCTTTCCACCCAGTATAAAGGATCTAACCTGGAATTTACGGGATTTCCTATTCCTGCTGCTGCCGGTCTTGTCTGTTCAATTACTTTGCTCATGCTCTATTTTTATGAGACAGATAGAGAACTTGAAAAAGGATGGGGAAAATATATTCTGGTCATTTTGTTGCTTTTCCTTTCAATCATGATGTTCAGTAAAAACCTTTATCCAAGTTTTAAAGGCATTACTTGGAAGACAAAATGGACGGTTCCCAAGTTTCTTTTTGTCGTTTCCATTTTAGGGTTGACGATAGTGTATTATAAATGGATGTTAGCGGTTGATTTTTTAGGTTATCTTTTGTATGGCTTTTTTAGGCCCTTTATTTCCAAGCCGTTAAGAGTCGCTATAGAAGAAGAGGCGGAGGAAGACGAAGAAAAGGATGAAGAAAAGAAAGATGAAAAAAAATCATTTGAATTGGATTCGGAAAAAGAGAAGTTCCGATAA
- a CDS encoding KamA family radical SAM protein, giving the protein MSVSHRDFASPGKGCWMSVPDKDWNDWHWQLKNRLNSLEQIEQRLFLIPDERRGLMFAAKEKLAFSLTPYFFNLIDPFNPDCPLRRQVIPRAEELVSMPYEMMDPCGEDKDMVAPGLVHRYPDRVLFLVTDRCATYCRYCTRSRIVSGVGSQKLEIDDKLTFDYLKKHTEIRDVLISGGDPLLLSDGRLEKILRQLREIAHIEIIRIGTRVPIFLPQRITESLCKVLKAYHPLWINIHSNHPKELTLEAKTALEKLADTGIPLGNQSVLLKGINDDPQTMLELVNKLVRCRVRPYYLYQCDLIQGTHHFRVPIRRGLEIMQKLRGFTTGFAVPQYVVDGPGGGGKIPLNPDYVMGYYEDKVLLRNYEGKIYSYPMVQQAKGEENDDRQSEAGMGKYK; this is encoded by the coding sequence TTGAGTGTTTCCCATCGAGATTTTGCTTCTCCAGGGAAAGGTTGTTGGATGTCAGTACCCGACAAGGATTGGAATGATTGGCACTGGCAACTGAAAAATCGATTAAATTCCCTAGAACAAATTGAGCAGCGGCTGTTTTTAATTCCCGACGAACGCCGCGGATTGATGTTTGCCGCAAAAGAAAAACTTGCCTTTTCTCTTACTCCTTATTTTTTCAATCTCATCGATCCTTTCAATCCCGACTGTCCCCTCCGTCGGCAGGTTATTCCTAGAGCGGAAGAACTGGTTAGCATGCCTTATGAAATGATGGATCCCTGCGGGGAAGACAAGGACATGGTGGCTCCCGGGCTTGTGCACCGCTACCCGGACAGGGTTCTTTTTTTGGTTACCGATAGGTGTGCTACCTACTGTCGCTATTGCACAAGAAGTCGAATTGTCAGCGGGGTGGGGAGTCAAAAACTTGAAATAGATGACAAGTTGACCTTTGATTACTTAAAAAAACATACGGAGATAAGAGATGTCCTCATCTCGGGGGGGGATCCCCTTCTTCTTTCCGATGGGCGATTAGAAAAAATCCTTAGGCAGTTAAGAGAAATTGCCCACATCGAAATTATCCGAATAGGCACCCGGGTCCCTATTTTTCTTCCTCAAAGGATTACAGAGAGTTTGTGCAAGGTCTTGAAAGCCTATCATCCTCTATGGATCAATATTCATTCTAACCATCCCAAGGAATTGACCTTGGAAGCTAAAACTGCACTCGAGAAATTAGCCGATACGGGGATCCCTTTAGGGAATCAATCCGTTCTATTGAAGGGCATAAACGATGATCCGCAAACCATGTTGGAGCTGGTCAATAAACTTGTTCGATGTCGTGTAAGACCCTACTATCTCTATCAATGTGATCTTATCCAAGGAACTCATCATTTTCGCGTTCCCATTAGAAGAGGCTTGGAAATAATGCAAAAGCTCAGGGGTTTTACTACCGGATTTGCCGTTCCTCAATACGTCGTAGATGGACCCGGGGGTGGTGGGAAAATTCCGTTGAATCCCGATTATGTCATGGGATATTATGAAGACAAGGTCTTATTGCGTAATTATGAAGGCAAAATATATTCCTATCCAATGGTGCAACAGGCCAAGGGAGAGGAAAACGACGACAGGCAATCCGAAGCGGGGATGGGAAAGTATAAGTAA